From Canis lupus familiaris isolate Mischka breed German Shepherd chromosome 16, alternate assembly UU_Cfam_GSD_1.0, whole genome shotgun sequence, one genomic window encodes:
- the ABCF2 gene encoding ATP-binding cassette sub-family F member 2 isoform X9: protein MPSDLAKKKAAKKKEAAKARQRPRKGHEENGDTVTEPQVAEEKSEANGRETTELDLLTKELEDFEMKKAAARAVTGVLASHPNSTDAHIINLSLTFHGQELLSDTKLELNSGRRYGLIGLNGIGKSMLLSAIGKREVPIPEHIDIYHLTREMPPSEKTPLQCVMEVDTERAMLEREAERLAHEDAECEKLMELYERLEELDADKAEMRASRILHGLGFTPAMQRKKLKDFSGGWRMRVALARALFIRPFMLLLDEPTNHLDLDACVWLEEELKTFKRILVLVSHSQDFLNGVCTNIIHMHNKKLKYYTGNYDQYVKTRLELEENQMKRFHWEQDQIAHMKNYIARFGHGSAKLARQAQSKEKTLQKMMASGLTERVVSDKTLSFYFPPCGKIPPPVIMVQNVSFKYTKDGPCIYNNLEFGIDLDTRVALVGPNGAGKSTLLKLLTGELLPTDGMIRKHSHVKIGRYHQHLQEQLDLDLSPLEYMMKCYPEIKEKEEMRKIIGRYGLTGKQQVSPIRNLSDGQKCRVCLAWLAWQNPHMLFLDEPTNHLDIETIDALADAINEFEGGMMLVSHDFRLIQQVAQEIWVCEKQTITKWPGDILAYKEHLKSKLVGEEPQLTRRTHNV, encoded by the exons ATGCCCTCTGACCTGGCCAAGAAGAAGGCAGCCAAAAAGAAGGAAGCTGCCAAAGCACGACAGCGGCCCAGAAAGGGACACGAAGAAAACGGAGATACTGTCACAGAACCACAGGTGGCAGAGGAGAAAAGTGAGGCCAATGGCCGAGAGACCACAG AATTGGATTTGCTGACCAAGGAACTAGAGGACTTTGAGATGAAGAAAGCTGCTGCTCGAGCTGTCACTGGTGTTCTTGCCTCTCACCCCAACAGTACTGATGCCCACATTATCAACCTCTCCCTCACCTTTCATGGTCAAGAGCTGCTCAGCGACACCAAACTGGAATTAAACTCAGGCCGTCGTTATGGCCTCATTGGCTTAAATGGAATTG GAAAGTCCATGCTGCTCTCTGCTATTGGGAAACGGGAAGTGCCCATCCCTGAGCACATTGACATATACCATCTGACTCGGGAGATGCCCCCTAGTGAGAAGACACCCTTGCAGTGTGTGATGGAAGTCGACACAGAGCGAGCCATGCTGGAGAGGGAAGCTGAGCGGCTGGCTCACGAGGATG CTGAGTGTGAGAAGCTCATGGAGCTCTACGAGCGACTGGAGGAGCTGGATGCTGACAAGGCGGAAATGAGGGCTTCCCGGATCTTGCATGGACTGGGTTTCACGCCTGCCATGCAGCGCAAGAAGCTGAAAGACTTCAGTGGGGGCTGGAGAATGAGGGTTGCCCTCGCCAG AGCCCTCTTCATTCGGCCCTTCATGCTGCTCCTGGACGAGCCCACCAACCACCTGGACCTCGATGCTTGTGTGTGGTTGGAAGAAGAATTAAAGAC TTTTAAGCGTATCCTGGTCCTCGTCTCCCATTCCCAGGACTTTCTGAATGGTGTCTGTACCAACATCATTCATATGCACAACAAGAAACTGAAGTATTACACG GGTAATTATGACCAATATGTGAAGACACGGCTGGAGCTGGAGGAGAACCAGATGAAGAGGTTTCACTGGGAGCAAGATCAGATTGCACACATGAAG AATTACATTGCTAGATTTGGTCATGGCAGTGCCAAGTTGGCCCGGCAAGCCCAGAGCAAGGAGAAAACACTACAGAAAATGATGGCATCTGGACTGACAGAGAGGGTCGTGAGTGACAAG ACACTGTCATTTTATTTCCCACCATGTGGCAAGATTCCTCCACCTGTCATTATGGTGCAAAATGTGAGCTTCAAGTATACAAAAGATGGG CCTTGCATCTACAATAATCTAGAATTTGGTATCGATCTTGATACACGAGTGGCTCTGGTGGGGCCCAATGGAGCAGGGAAGTCAACTCTTCTGAAGCTGCTAACTGGAGAG ctaCTACCTACTGATGGGATGATCCGAAAACACTCTCATGTCAAGATAGGGCGTTACCATCAG caTTTACAAGAGCAGCTGGATTTAGACCTCTCACCTTTGGAGTACATGATGAAGTGCTATCCAGAGatcaaggagaaggaagaaatgaggaagatCATTGGAAGATACGGTCTCACTGGGAAACAGCAG GTGAGCCCAATTCGGAACCTGTCCGATGGGCAGAAGTGCCGAGTGTGTCTGGCCTGGCTGGCCTGGCAGAATCCGCACATGCTCTTCCTGGATGAGCCCACTAACCACCTGGATATCGAGACCATCGATGCCCTGGCCGATGCCATCAATGAGTTTGAGGGGGGTATGATGCTGGTCAGCCACGACTTCAGACTCATTCAGCAG
- the ABCF2 gene encoding ATP-binding cassette sub-family F member 2 isoform X8, with translation MGGAGYPKLGFGVFAFPQTPCKNTFVPLWFITMPSDLAKKKAAKKKEAAKARQRPRKGHEENGDTVTEPQVAEEKSEANGRETTELDLLTKELEDFEMKKAAARAVTGVLASHPNSTDAHIINLSLTFHGQELLSDTKLELNSGRRYGLIGLNGIGKSMLLSAIGKREVPIPEHIDIYHLTREMPPSEKTPLQCVMEVDTERAMLEREAERLAHEDAECEKLMELYERLEELDADKAEMRASRILHGLGFTPAMQRKKLKDFSGGWRMRVALARALFIRPFMLLLDEPTNHLDLDACVWLEEELKTFKRILVLVSHSQDFLNGVCTNIIHMHNKKLKYYTGNYDQYVKTRLELEENQMKRFHWEQDQIAHMKNYIARFGHGSAKLARQAQSKEKTLQKMMASGLTERVVSDKTLSFYFPPCGKIPPPVIMVQNVSFKYTKDGPCIYNNLEFGIDLDTRVALVGPNGAGKSTLLKLLTGELLPTDGMIRKHSHVKIGRYHQHLQEQLDLDLSPLEYMMKCYPEIKEKEEMRKIIGRYGLTGKQQVSPIRNLSDGQKCRVCLAWLAWQNPHMLFLDEPTNHLDIETIDALADAINEFEGGMMLVSHDFRLIQQVAQEIWVCEKQTITKWPGDILAYKEHLKSKLVGEEPQLTRRTHNV, from the exons ATGGGTGGAGCTGGGTATCCGAAGCTTG GATTTGGGGTGTTTGCCTTTCCTCAGACTCCCTGTAAGAACACTTTCGTACCCCTGTGGTTCATCACCATGCCCTCTGACCTGGCCAAGAAGAAGGCAGCCAAAAAGAAGGAAGCTGCCAAAGCACGACAGCGGCCCAGAAAGGGACACGAAGAAAACGGAGATACTGTCACAGAACCACAGGTGGCAGAGGAGAAAAGTGAGGCCAATGGCCGAGAGACCACAG AATTGGATTTGCTGACCAAGGAACTAGAGGACTTTGAGATGAAGAAAGCTGCTGCTCGAGCTGTCACTGGTGTTCTTGCCTCTCACCCCAACAGTACTGATGCCCACATTATCAACCTCTCCCTCACCTTTCATGGTCAAGAGCTGCTCAGCGACACCAAACTGGAATTAAACTCAGGCCGTCGTTATGGCCTCATTGGCTTAAATGGAATTG GAAAGTCCATGCTGCTCTCTGCTATTGGGAAACGGGAAGTGCCCATCCCTGAGCACATTGACATATACCATCTGACTCGGGAGATGCCCCCTAGTGAGAAGACACCCTTGCAGTGTGTGATGGAAGTCGACACAGAGCGAGCCATGCTGGAGAGGGAAGCTGAGCGGCTGGCTCACGAGGATG CTGAGTGTGAGAAGCTCATGGAGCTCTACGAGCGACTGGAGGAGCTGGATGCTGACAAGGCGGAAATGAGGGCTTCCCGGATCTTGCATGGACTGGGTTTCACGCCTGCCATGCAGCGCAAGAAGCTGAAAGACTTCAGTGGGGGCTGGAGAATGAGGGTTGCCCTCGCCAG AGCCCTCTTCATTCGGCCCTTCATGCTGCTCCTGGACGAGCCCACCAACCACCTGGACCTCGATGCTTGTGTGTGGTTGGAAGAAGAATTAAAGAC TTTTAAGCGTATCCTGGTCCTCGTCTCCCATTCCCAGGACTTTCTGAATGGTGTCTGTACCAACATCATTCATATGCACAACAAGAAACTGAAGTATTACACG GGTAATTATGACCAATATGTGAAGACACGGCTGGAGCTGGAGGAGAACCAGATGAAGAGGTTTCACTGGGAGCAAGATCAGATTGCACACATGAAG AATTACATTGCTAGATTTGGTCATGGCAGTGCCAAGTTGGCCCGGCAAGCCCAGAGCAAGGAGAAAACACTACAGAAAATGATGGCATCTGGACTGACAGAGAGGGTCGTGAGTGACAAG ACACTGTCATTTTATTTCCCACCATGTGGCAAGATTCCTCCACCTGTCATTATGGTGCAAAATGTGAGCTTCAAGTATACAAAAGATGGG CCTTGCATCTACAATAATCTAGAATTTGGTATCGATCTTGATACACGAGTGGCTCTGGTGGGGCCCAATGGAGCAGGGAAGTCAACTCTTCTGAAGCTGCTAACTGGAGAG ctaCTACCTACTGATGGGATGATCCGAAAACACTCTCATGTCAAGATAGGGCGTTACCATCAG caTTTACAAGAGCAGCTGGATTTAGACCTCTCACCTTTGGAGTACATGATGAAGTGCTATCCAGAGatcaaggagaaggaagaaatgaggaagatCATTGGAAGATACGGTCTCACTGGGAAACAGCAG GTGAGCCCAATTCGGAACCTGTCCGATGGGCAGAAGTGCCGAGTGTGTCTGGCCTGGCTGGCCTGGCAGAATCCGCACATGCTCTTCCTGGATGAGCCCACTAACCACCTGGATATCGAGACCATCGATGCCCTGGCCGATGCCATCAATGAGTTTGAGGGGGGTATGATGCTGGTCAGCCACGACTTCAGACTCATTCAGCAG
- the ABCF2 gene encoding ATP-binding cassette sub-family F member 2 isoform X10 produces the protein MKKAAARAVTGVLASHPNSTDAHIINLSLTFHGQELLSDTKLELNSGRRYGLIGLNGIGKSMLLSAIGKREVPIPEHIDIYHLTREMPPSEKTPLQCVMEVDTERAMLEREAERLAHEDAECEKLMELYERLEELDADKAEMRASRILHGLGFTPAMQRKKLKDFSGGWRMRVALARALFIRPFMLLLDEPTNHLDLDACVWLEEELKTFKRILVLVSHSQDFLNGVCTNIIHMHNKKLKYYTGNYDQYVKTRLELEENQMKRFHWEQDQIAHMKNYIARFGHGSAKLARQAQSKEKTLQKMMASGLTERVVSDKTLSFYFPPCGKIPPPVIMVQNVSFKYTKDGPCIYNNLEFGIDLDTRVALVGPNGAGKSTLLKLLTGELLPTDGMIRKHSHVKIGRYHQHLQEQLDLDLSPLEYMMKCYPEIKEKEEMRKIIGRYGLTGKQQVSPIRNLSDGQKCRVCLAWLAWQNPHMLFLDEPTNHLDIETIDALADAINEFEGGMMLVSHDFRLIQQVAQEIWVCEKQTITKWPGDILAYKEHLKSKLVGEEPQLTRRTHNV, from the exons ATGAAGAAAGCTGCTGCTCGAGCTGTCACTGGTGTTCTTGCCTCTCACCCCAACAGTACTGATGCCCACATTATCAACCTCTCCCTCACCTTTCATGGTCAAGAGCTGCTCAGCGACACCAAACTGGAATTAAACTCAGGCCGTCGTTATGGCCTCATTGGCTTAAATGGAATTG GAAAGTCCATGCTGCTCTCTGCTATTGGGAAACGGGAAGTGCCCATCCCTGAGCACATTGACATATACCATCTGACTCGGGAGATGCCCCCTAGTGAGAAGACACCCTTGCAGTGTGTGATGGAAGTCGACACAGAGCGAGCCATGCTGGAGAGGGAAGCTGAGCGGCTGGCTCACGAGGATG CTGAGTGTGAGAAGCTCATGGAGCTCTACGAGCGACTGGAGGAGCTGGATGCTGACAAGGCGGAAATGAGGGCTTCCCGGATCTTGCATGGACTGGGTTTCACGCCTGCCATGCAGCGCAAGAAGCTGAAAGACTTCAGTGGGGGCTGGAGAATGAGGGTTGCCCTCGCCAG AGCCCTCTTCATTCGGCCCTTCATGCTGCTCCTGGACGAGCCCACCAACCACCTGGACCTCGATGCTTGTGTGTGGTTGGAAGAAGAATTAAAGAC TTTTAAGCGTATCCTGGTCCTCGTCTCCCATTCCCAGGACTTTCTGAATGGTGTCTGTACCAACATCATTCATATGCACAACAAGAAACTGAAGTATTACACG GGTAATTATGACCAATATGTGAAGACACGGCTGGAGCTGGAGGAGAACCAGATGAAGAGGTTTCACTGGGAGCAAGATCAGATTGCACACATGAAG AATTACATTGCTAGATTTGGTCATGGCAGTGCCAAGTTGGCCCGGCAAGCCCAGAGCAAGGAGAAAACACTACAGAAAATGATGGCATCTGGACTGACAGAGAGGGTCGTGAGTGACAAG ACACTGTCATTTTATTTCCCACCATGTGGCAAGATTCCTCCACCTGTCATTATGGTGCAAAATGTGAGCTTCAAGTATACAAAAGATGGG CCTTGCATCTACAATAATCTAGAATTTGGTATCGATCTTGATACACGAGTGGCTCTGGTGGGGCCCAATGGAGCAGGGAAGTCAACTCTTCTGAAGCTGCTAACTGGAGAG ctaCTACCTACTGATGGGATGATCCGAAAACACTCTCATGTCAAGATAGGGCGTTACCATCAG caTTTACAAGAGCAGCTGGATTTAGACCTCTCACCTTTGGAGTACATGATGAAGTGCTATCCAGAGatcaaggagaaggaagaaatgaggaagatCATTGGAAGATACGGTCTCACTGGGAAACAGCAG GTGAGCCCAATTCGGAACCTGTCCGATGGGCAGAAGTGCCGAGTGTGTCTGGCCTGGCTGGCCTGGCAGAATCCGCACATGCTCTTCCTGGATGAGCCCACTAACCACCTGGATATCGAGACCATCGATGCCCTGGCCGATGCCATCAATGAGTTTGAGGGGGGTATGATGCTGGTCAGCCACGACTTCAGACTCATTCAGCAG